One Pyrus communis chromosome 13, drPyrComm1.1, whole genome shotgun sequence genomic window carries:
- the LOC137712605 gene encoding COBRA-like protein 4, translating into MEIENQANPTHKICLTCCSWSWMKFTFLAVLYCLILSPAAAYDPLDPTGNITIRWDVMSWTTDGYVAAVTMNNFQMYRQIPSPGWTLGWSWAKKEVIWTMVGAQTTEQGDCSKFKATIPHCCKKTPTVVDLLPGVPYNQQFANCCKGGVLASWGQDPSAAVAGFQVSVGQAGTSNKTVKLPKNFTLLGPGPGYTCGPAKVVPSTVFLTADRRRKTQALMTWNVTCTYSQFLASKNPSCCVSFSSFYNETIVPCPSCACGCHNIKNCVKSDTKLAHKAGINTPKKDNSPLLQCTHHMCPIRVHWHVKQNYKDYWRVKMAVTNFNYRMNYTDWTLVVQHPNLNNVTQVFSFGYKPLVPYQSVNDTGMFYGMKFYNDLLMEAGPSGNIQSEVLMQKDQNTFTFKQGWAFPRKVYFNGDECMLPPPDAYPSLPNSGYVNSISILQKAASVLLIMFSLCFSLS; encoded by the exons ATGGAAATCGAAAACCAGGCCAACCCAACTCACAAAATCTGCCTCACATGTTGTTCTTGGTCTTGGATGAAGTTCACATTCTTGGCTGTGCTGTATTGCTTGATACTGTCACCTGCAG CGGCGTATGATCCGTTGGATCCAACCGGAAATATAACGATCAGATGGGATGTTATGTCTTGGACAACAGATGGTTATGTT GCTGCAGTGACCATGAACAACTTTCAAATGTACCGGCAAATCCCAAGCCCTGGCTGGACTCTCGGGTGGTCATGGGCGAAAAAGGAAGTGATCTGGACAATGGTGGGAGCTCAAACCACAGAGCAAGGAGACTGTTCAAAATTCAAAGCAACCATCCCACATTGCTGCAAGAAAACTCCAACAGTTGTAGACTTGCTTCCCGGAGTTCCCTACAACCAGCAGTTCGCTAATTGCTGCAAAGGTGGCGTCCTAGCGTCTTGGGGACAGGATCCCTCAGCAGCAGTCGCTGGCTTCCAGGTGAGTGTCGGGCAAGCCGGCACTTCAAACAAGACGGTGAAACTGCCCAAAAACTTCACCTTGCTTGGTCCCGGACCGGGGTACACTTGTGGCCCTGCAAAGGTCGTGCCGTCCACAGTCTTCCTCACGGCTGATCGCCGGCGAAAGACTCAAGCACTTA TGACATGGAATGTGACGTGCACATATTCGCAGTTTCTAGCCTCCAAGAATCCAAGCTGCTGCGTTTCCTTTTCGTCTTTCTACAACGAAACCATTGTTCCTTGCCCGTCTTGCGCTTGCGGTTGTCACAACATAAAAAATTGTGTCAA GAGTGACACAAAGCTGGCACACAAGGCAGGAATAAACACACCGAAAAAGGATAATTCGCCGTTGCTTCAGTGCACGCATCATATGTGCCCTATCCGAGTACACTGGCACGTCAAGCAAAACTATAAGGACTACTGGCGGGTCAAGATGGCCGTCACCAATTTCAACTACCGGATGAACTACACAGATTGGACGCTCGTTGTACAGCATCCTAATCTCAACAACGTCACTCAAGTCTTTAGCTTTGGTTACAAGCCCCTCGTCCCCTACCAATCCGTCA ATGACACTGGTATGTTCTATGGCATGAAGTTTTACAATGACCTACTAATGGAAGCCGGGCCATCAGGAAATATTCAGTCTGAGGTGCTTATGCAGAAGGACCAGAATACCTTCACGTTCAAGCAAGGATGGGCGTTTCCTCGAAAGGTTTACTTCAATGGCGACGAATGCATGCTGCCCCCGCCGGATGCATACCCATCTCTACCTAACTCCGGCTATGTAAACTCTATTTCAATCTTACAAAAGGCAGCCTCCGTGCTTCTGATAatgttttctttatgtttttcaCTTTCCTGA